The following nucleotide sequence is from Corylus avellana chromosome ca7, CavTom2PMs-1.0.
ACAGCAAGAGGTTGAATCTCATCATCGCTATATTCATTGACTCCCGTAGCTATGCAtgtttcatttatttgatgcaAAACATAGTCAAAGAGTACCAAATACAGATTTCTCCTTTCTTCCCTTGAGTTCGCGAGGGAATACtgcattgaaaaaattataggtAAAGAATTAAATGAACTTACATAAATTTGgtagaaaatgattgatgtaatacATAAACTCCAACTTAGGAAGTGGGAAAACATAGGAAAACTTTTGACTTAATTGTAGCATTTTACAATTCATACTTAAAGAAAGAGGCCACTTTAAAATAAATCCAATTATCAATGGCAAATTGAATTGCCACTACTAAACATTCAGTATTAAATTAGTTCCTTAAATCAGCATAAGAAACAATATCAAGTAAGagatttaaactttaaaatttgttGCCGCCATCAATCTTCTTTAGTAACAAAACTTTAGGGTATGCACATATACTTCTAGCTATCATTTAGGGCACgaccatttcttaaaagtcatTATCCTTCTGTAAGGACTTTTTAAACAAACATTAACATTTCAGTCATGTCCACAAATTTATAGAGTTGGCATATATTCTCAAAATATGTGACATACATGCTAGCTGTTATATAAAGAGCAAAATGCTCAACcattataaacaaataacaatctACTAAGGGTATAATGTCAAATGCCAAGGACCAACCTATTTCCGTCTATCTGCCTATGAATAAGCCTATCTTACTAACTATTCCAATATCATAACAAATAATTTGCATACCTCAAGAAAAATGAACTCAATTCCTCCAATCAGATCAATCTGGTCTATAAGGAAAGTTGGAGTACTTGAAGCAGCCTCATTAGGTTCACCAGGAACATGATAAAACATGTTTGTTAACATGGAAATAAGCTTGCAATGAACTATTTCTGCCCATGAATTCTTCCTACTTGTTTCTAGAAGTGCTTTAATCACCTGAAAACAGAGACAACGAAACTAGATCAAACCATAGACTCAAAGATGCTGACATAAGGCACAATTGTTATAGCCAATAGAACAGAAAACTTGGATGGCTATGTAGAGACTACAGCACCCACGCATACACATTGCGATATACATCAAGCTGTAAACTCCACACAGCGCAGCTTTGTAACTTAAAATAAACAAGACATTTTGATTATAGTCTAAAGAGGGCAAGGGCAATCAACTGCCAAGAAATTGTGGTTAAGATACTAAAGTGGAAAGCAAAATAATAGCAAAGATTTTAGTTGGAtgtttccatttctttttttttgataagtaactgAAATTTATTAAGAAGCAAAAGGGCATAACCTAAATACACTAGTATAGAAAAGAGACACcgatttagaaaaagaaaagagatcaaGAAATCATTAAAGCTAGTAATATGAAGCCATTCAAAGGCGGATGTCCAACACTATAGGGTTTTAAAGAAAGAGGCCTTTATTTCCACCAACATTCTATCTCAATTCTAAAAACTgcaatcatttctttttctttctttttttcaaagaaaagaatcccttaagcttttaaaaaatttgtttctaGAAAACAATTTGGGGAAAAATTGATCAGCAAATTGGCTTTCTTTCCTACAGCACCTTAACCCAAGAAGCAGCTAGTGTAACAGGCCCAATTTTAAATTCAAGAATTTAGGAAGCTAAACTTAAGTGAAGTTTATACAGGCTTTGGCTGGTACTATTTGTTGATTCAAGGTAATTAGTCGATTCAGGATAaccggccaaaaaaaaaagtaaaggaaaaaacCTAAGTTTTTTCTTCCTGTAACTATCACATGGCTTTCCTGGGGGAGAAGGGTAACATGGCAAAGAACAGGCTAAATTTCATATTACCATTTCACTAAGTTTAAGATTCCAGATAATATGGGAATAACAAGGTTATATCTTGTTATTCCCTCCAACCCCACTTAAAGATCGAAACAATGGTTGCATCATACATAAAGAGCAGAAAGGAAATATCTTGTATGATCGCACGCAGAACAAAAACTGTACTTAAGGAATCTCACAATTAGAGCAGTTGAAATGCAAATATCATCTCCATTAAAGTACCACATTAGTCAAGCAGCGAAGGAAAAACCAACTCACCCTTATGTCCAGACCATTTAGTCGCTTTTTCCAGATTTTGCCTCTATCGCTGACGAAATAAAGTAAACAGCTTAGAGCAGATGCCCAAACAGATTCTTCATTCTCTTCTGTCTGTGAAATAATATCAAAGGTAAGAAATGgtaaaaacttaagaaaaaagaaacacaatCTAAATATAGCAAAGGGCAGTAAGGACAATCTAGTGGTTCAAATATATTAGACAGTAAAATATCTTCTTCTACTTTGTTCCCCTAGGCCATATTGCTCTAAACTTTTCCCACAAATTCTTATTTGGTGTGCTCATTATCTTATAAGTCCCCCTTCTGCATTGGTTGCACGACCTAAATCTTGATGAATAATCGAGCTCCTCATAATCCAACTTCttaaaatttacaattataaaTGCAAATTATTATAATCAAATAACCATTTTGTGCTACTGATGTCACTAATGATTAATCAACTAatctttgacaaaaaaaaataataataagcaaCAATCTTAGAATCTCAACTCCACTCTATGAGATTCTAAGAACAAACTAagaactaaaaatataaaatcaaaaagtgtagctttgccaaaaaaacaaaacagcatATACAAAATTGTGTGGTCAAAACTGTCTTGAAGTTTTTAAAGCATAATGCTCCCGATTGATAGAGCTCCTCATAACTACAAAATCAACTCCAACCATTTGATGAATTCACAGCttctgatttgaatttcatAACAAATATCATATCCTCTGATGAGAAAAATGAGATGATCACGTGATACAATAAAAGTCATTTGCTCCTCAAATTGTTATGTCTAAAGAAGTCCAATTCCTATGGCTACAAGATAAACATAAGAAAATTCAAGATAAACCACTTCCATAAAAGTTGCTAGAATGATgtcatataaaaagaaaaaaagtctttATGTCCAACCTTGCAGAGCTCAGTATACCAATTATACCTGAACAAGAAGAAGCAGTATCTCATATAAAATGTTTAAAATCCAAGATTCAAAATTATCGATAGCTGAGAAAGTGCCCATCTTCTTAACAGAATCTGCTTTTCTCTTCCCATGGATTGTAAGTTGGGCTTCATTGTCAAAATAAGATTCCTGGGAATATTCTTCTTCTATAATGGAGGCAGTGTCAGTTATCATTGGCTCTAACAAATGAGCATGAACACCAAGATTCAGTATTAAATCAAAAGCACGAGCCCTGCAAGCTGCTTTTGGAGAACTAAGCATTTCCTGGAagataattcaaaaaattataggccaataataatacaaacaaAAAGATGAGGTCATCAAACAAAATCACTATAGTTGATGCATCACCTCAAGCATAGACAGAGTTAGAGGAGCAGCGGTCCCAGAATCCAAAACAtacctaaaaaacaaaattgccatttttttaataagtaagatTACCAAAATTTGTCAATGACCTTTAACCATGGTCAATCTACAAAACCATAcgacaaagaaaacaaaacaaactacaTGAACCAATGGACAACATCAATGTGCAGACAGAGAAAAAGTATACTCCACCTTCAAAGATCTTGACACCTATGGTAATTGTTTATAATTTCTTGCAGTAATTCTTGACTCAGTAAGTATAATATGTTGAGTACTTAATCATCTAGATCATACAGTTCACACATACAACAGAATAAGAAAGTATATGCCTGCAATTTTTACTTGAGATATTTAAAGACCATTTTGCGTGAATTATCAGATCATTCTATCTCTAGAATTTCAGGAATCGATCAAGGGAGAAAACATGCAGATAAAACAGTTAAATAATTCCATAGTCATGAGCAAAGACAGAATCTGTAAAGTACTAAAATTTGGACATTCTTTGCAAAAAAATAGTATGATCTGCAGACCCAAAAGCACCAATCACAATTAATTCTGTTCCCCCCTGTGGAGCACATAAAACATATTACaacaaacaataaaatgaaaaattcccAGTATTCCGACATTAAGACAATATCAAGAAATAAGCTTTGCAAAACTGTCTCTCTCGCCACAATCTGCAAATCAATGGTGGTCCGACAACTTTTGTACATATACGGCAGGAAAGAGGATCACTCCATCAATTATCCAGGTATAATACATACAATATATGTACGTATTTATGTATAGCATGCATagccacacacgcacacacacagaGGGGTTAGACATTAAAAACAGACTCAATAATGCCAGTCAACAAATGCATCAAAACATACATGTCAATAACAAGTTTGACAAGGACGCTCACAGCCACGTCCATGGATGGCTTTCCACTGTTATTACTTAATTTAGATGAGATTGTCATGAGATTAGTATTTGTTGAAGATGTCTCTGAGCAAACTGCAGCAATGACGTCGCATACCTCAGCAGGATTCAATCGCAAAGGTTGTTGTTCACTGATtcacatcaaaacatttgaTAAGAGAGAGTGCagaacaataataaataataattaatcaaaaattgATGCTCTAAACTTCTTGTACAGGTAACATAAGCAGCAAGCATGCTCTCATAAAAAATTCAGTTGACTGACCAGCCTCAACAACTATGCTAACTCATCCATCAACTATGATgttaaattttatatgaaaaataacataatcaaGGTTAAGTGGCAGTAGGAAATAAAAGTCATAGCATTGGCAGAGCTTCACATTCGACAAGCTTATAACctcataaaaaaatagaattactGATAACAATAGAACACCATTTTACAAACAGATCACCATAGTGCAGTGACAAGGAAAACAACCAGTTCAAAAGGACGAATGATAAAACCAATAACTATCAGAAAATttgttgagaaaaaaataaagctgCTCAGAGAaatcaaaacagaaaaagaaagaattctTCAGGTAATATTGAATAAGCTGATATACCAACAACATGACCACCATTGCTTGGCAAAGCCATATGATTATGTTGATAATAACAGAAGGGAGACCATGCCTCcatcaatagtttatgcatGGATAACAAGAAACAGACTTCTCAAAGAGAACCATCTATTATATATTAGGAAATAATGCGaccaaaatctaaaaaatttcatttttgcaCCTGTAATGTCGATACTGGAAGAGTTGTCGAGCCCTCGGACGGAATGTGCTTGCAGGAGACTCCTCCCTGcgaaaattaaatgaatttcatTTAGGTCTGAAACAAGAGTATCATCCCTCGGATGGAATAGCAGCCATATGatcaagttcttttttttttaactaaactTGTGATTCTAATTCGTGAGTAGATGAATTTCATGTAGGTCTGAAACAATCCAGGAAACAGCTTCACTTCCACAAATACCATAGGTGTAGCTCCAACAACAAGCTTATAAAATAAACATCGTCAAAATCTTATGTCCGGttgttaaaaacattttcaaccATATGCACACAAAGAGGAGAACCAAGGTAGAAAGCACAAACAAACACAGGAACACAACAATCTATTCTGCGTAagtacatatatacatatgtatatatgtaatttgaatTAGCACATGTTTAATTCCTAAGTTgaccaataaaaaaattgttgtataATACATAAAACATATATACAACAATGTTTTTAGTTCAAAACTATAACCTGAATCAGGTTTAAAACCTATTTCACTTATTTTCttatcttattttaaaaatcGAAAAGATAGATAAAAGATTCTTGTGGGTCTTGGTTGTGTCTAGTCAATGTCTGAAGAGGGTCCAAATCGTGTCCGACATTAAAATTTAAGTTCTTATGGACACGTACAAACAAGTGTCTAACAGTCATTTGAGGGGTGCCAACACCTATTGTGCTCAAGGATGAGTCAAACACAGGGGAAGGAGTTCCCCTGCTTCAAAGGAATTGAGTTGCAAGAGAATTTTCTTTGACTCCTTTGGTTTAATTCCCTCAACTAGCCAGCTCTGTTCagattaaaaattttaatgccCGACCTTGGTCAGATTTAGATGCATTacccaaaaaccaaaacatGATACTAAATTGAGTTCACCTCTCCTTCCTGCATGGCAGATCATTCTCGACTAAACCAAACTTACGAGCTCAAAGTTAAAAAGGTTGGACAGTCAGACTTCCCAAACCCAAATTCAGCCTACTACAACCCCACTCTCAAGTCTTATGACATCACTGCACACACACCAATTATTTGGACAAAAAGGCAACCGAGTCATGTAAAATATAAAGTAGCACACAATAAAATTTTCGCAAACGTCCATCTGGGAAGTGGACTGGATTTACAAGGTGGAAAGATAAACGATTGGAAAAATTAGGCCAAACATGTCAAAATAGTTATTTGAGAGTGAAGGACGTGGTAAATTTGACAAGAGCCTGGTAAGTGAGTGAAATGCAACTACGTCATGCAAAATGCATTACAGCACACTTTAAATTCATAGAAACTAATTTATAACGTACAGTGCACTTATAAGCAGAAGTGAAAAAAATTACAGTAACTAGGAACACCAAACATGTCAAGGCaattttttgagagagagagaagaacatGCCAAATTTGACGAGGCCCTGGTTTAGTGCGTTTAGATGCTGTTATTGCTCTTAAGTGGGGCCGGGCATAGGCAGAGTTGGTAGCTGTTGTTACTGGCGAAGGCTGCAATAGTTGATCAAGATAAGGCATATCAGCAGTTCCAAAATATTTCCAAGGTTGGTCCTTCATTTTAGCTTCCATGTCTCCTACAAGTAATACTGCTGCACCAACTTCTAGGAAATTACGTGCTCTCCTGTCTTGGGGATTCACACCACGATCACTGTATTACAGAACATGTTGATTACACTAGTCACTTTAAGCAATAGAAGAAAGAACATAAATGGCCAAATTAAACTTAACACACATGCAAAGTTCAATTTACCTTTCAGCAGGCAAAGATGATGATTGATGCTCCCCAAGCCAGCGCCATTCCAGAACATCATGTGCGATGTATTCATGATCTACCAATTCATCGACTTTTTCGATGATTGATAAGTTTGAAACAGGTAAAGTAGTAGCATCTATCTGCTCTGAAGATTCTCCAACACTTACAGGGCTTAATTGAGAATTGAAGGATCTAGTCAATAAAGATGACAATGTTGGAAGTGACTGTCTTGATGTAGGGGGCGCTCCAGCAAAGGCAGCTGGTTGGAAAGACCGTTTTGGAATATGTCGAGCCACTAAGGAACGGACATAATTCAATCGCTTCACAAGTTCCCCAGAAGCAAAACTAGATACAGGCAAAGGAGATATATTTATAGATGCTGCTGATGTGCCTGCTTGTTGATCTAAAGATCGGGAACATGGTGACAATCTTCGGTTAGGACTAGTATCACACTCAGCAATTGTGTTCACACAAAACCGATCTATCTGCAGTAATGTCTCCTCACTTGGTTTGTATCTGGAGAAGTAGATAGAACAGTAAACTCctaaaatcaaaaggaaaaccTAATAAAGATGGCTTCTATTTCAACTGGTATTCCTATAGCAGAAAGATGCCAGTCACCTATACCATGCATATAGGGATAGCATCAAGAGCAGAAAGCACCGACCAGCCTAAAAATTTCAGGTGGCTCCTCACAGGAAGTTTTCTAAAACCCACATCACTTTGAATTAACTAAGCAATTACTCAACAAGTTGAATCCACCAAAGATTTCCCCTTTTTCCCAAAGAAGCAACTTAACAAATtcacccaacaaaaaaaaagggcaacTTAACAAAACAAGCTCTGCTAGAACATCAATGatagttacttatcaaaatcaATGATAGTTCACACATCAAATATAGGGACAATTGAAGAACATACCGTAGTAGATGGCCTTTTAAAAGCGTCAAACACCTTGAAACTACAGCCGGGCTggtta
It contains:
- the LOC132186446 gene encoding uncharacterized protein LOC132186446, which produces MSSSFSPSRSPGSSRLQLGGVGGFSRLRSSSLKKPPEPLRRAVADCLSSSAAASGSSAATPHHGRPSAAFLSEASRTLLDYLAAPATTDLAYSVILEHTIAERERSPAVVSRCLTLLKGHLLRYKPSEETLLQIDRFCVNTIAECDTSPNRRLSPCSRSLDQQAGTSAASINISPLPVSSFASGELVKRLNYVRSLVARHIPKRSFQPAAFAGAPPTSRQSLPTLSSLLTRSFNSQLSPVSVGESSEQIDATTLPVSNLSIIEKVDELVDHEYIAHDVLEWRWLGEHQSSSLPAESDRGVNPQDRRARNFLEVGAAVLLVGDMEAKMKDQPWKYFGTADMPYLDQLLQPSPVTTATNSAYARPHLRAITASKRTKPGPRQIWEESPASTFRPRARQLFQYRHYSEQQPLRLNPAEVCDVIAAVCSETSSTNTNLMTISSKLSNNSGKPSMDVAVSVLVKLVIDMYVLDSGTAAPLTLSMLEEMLSSPKAACRARAFDLILNLGVHAHLLEPMITDTASIIEEEYSQESYFDNEAQLTIHGKRKADSVKKMGTFSAIDNFESWILNILYEILLLLVQTEENEESVWASALSCLLYFVSDRGKIWKKRLNGLDIRVIKALLETSRKNSWAEIVHCKLISMLTNMFYHVPGEPNEAASSTPTFLIDQIDLIGGIEFIFLEYSLANSREERRNLYLVLFDYVLHQINETCIATGVNEYSDDEIQPLAVLLTLADAPEAFYISVKIGVEGIGEILRRSISSMLSKYPNSERLNTLMEIVAEKLDAIISSFTHLDEEFSHMMQITKSYKFLESIEDTVSRNGIGMTVKLSWANLHSLLHSERIPYRQNGYIWLGDLLIEEIRGKRDASIWSNIKNLKQKIALAGPHDSSAASDVPLPIWLLCGLLKSKHNFIRWGFLFVLERLLMRCKFLLDDYEMEHSKSTKFGHAENDGRLEKANGVIDIMSSALSLVYQINETDRINILKMCDILFSQLCLRVPTAAAMAYGDDVHQDKTMKEADSRSSNPLDHETASMAALLLCGHAIVPMQLVARVPAALFYWPLIQLAGAATDNIALGVAVGSKGRGNLPGATSDIRATLLLLLIGKCTADPAAFQEVGGEEFFRELLDDTDSRVAYYSSAFLLKRMMSEKPEKYQHMLQNLVVKAQQSNNEKLLENPYLQMCGILQLANDFGTGL